In Actinomadura luteofluorescens, the sequence AGGAACTTCGCACTGAGCCGGGCACGCGGCGACCTCGTCGCCGTACTCGACTACGACGACGTCCTGCTCCCCGACGGCCTCGCGACGCTCATCCCCGCCTTCGACGAGCATCCCGGCATCGGCTGGACGATCGGCCAGGCGGACGACTTGATCGACGGACAACGCGTCCCCTACCCCCTGGCCTACCCCTGCGGCATGGTGCCCGCAGGAACGATCGGCCGCCTGTACGAAGAGACGGGCCTATGCCAGGCGGCCTGCGCCGGCCTGGTCGCCCCCACCGACCTGATCCGCGCCTTCGGCGGCTGGGGCGCCCTCCCCCGCGCGCAGGACGTAGCCCTCTTCATCGCACTCAGCGAAGTCTTCGACGGCTACCAAGAACCCACCGTGACCTGGCTCTACCGAAAGCACCCAGACCAGACCACCCACCCCACAAAGCCCGACACCTGGGGCCGGCACCAGGACAACTTCATCCGCCACCGCCTGAACGCCATCCGCACCACCCCCCTCCCCACCCCCACCGCAGCGCGCCCCGGCTCGTGAGGAACTTCGAAGCGCAAACGTCCCCAGCCCAAGCCCCCTGGACATGGGCCAGACCTTCTCCGAGCTCACGGAAATGGCCCGCACCACCGTGCGGCTGTGCTGTGGCCCGACTCGTCCTCGATCACCGGCCGACCCCGGCCCTGATGCCATGCTCATGAACCGCCTCGGTCGAGCGGTCGTCCAGGGATGGTCAGGACGGACCGGACGGGGCCCGGCTCAGATGCACGACGCAGAAGATGTTGCCGTCCGGGTCGGCGAGGACGACGAAGTCGGGGTCCGGTGGATACAGGTCCCAGTCGACGCTGACGGCCCCCAGCCCGATCAGTCGCTCGACCTCGGCCTCCTGCTCGTCCGTGGTGTCCGTCAACAGGTCGAGGTGGATACGCGGGTGCGCTTCGGCGGGCGATTCGCTGCGCATCAGACCGAGCGCCCGGCCTGACCCATCCGCATGTTCCAGTGTCCGCCAACCCGGGCTCTCCCACTCGGACACGGGCTTCAAATCCAGCGCCGACGTCCAGAACGCCACGGCCCGGGGCAGGTCGGTCACACCGATCACAGGGAAGCCGAGTCTCAGCATGCCCCGAGTCTAGGCAGCATCCCAACAGCCCAAGGCCCAAGAACCCTCGCCAGGAGGAGCGCCCCCAAACCCGAACAGCACCATCGCGGTGAGCATCTATCCTCAGCGAGATCCGGCCACTCCAGCGCTGTCCCGACTGTCACCTACGTCTCTAGGATCTCGCTCTCTCGCAACCGATGGCTCGCCCGACCTGGGGGTCTCCATCAGCGATCCCCAGATCGAAGCGCATCACTGAGCGCAAATACTCGATGCGGCTCCAGAATCGCTCACCATAAGCAAAGGCAGCATCGAAGGAGTCGCCATCCCTTGTATCGCCGGACTCCAGCCGCCTGGCCATAGAGAACAAAGTACCGAGATGCCCCCTCACGGCCCCGGCAGCCTCTAGCACATTGCCGCTGAATCTTGGCCAGGTCGAACTCTTGCTGCCTGCTTCGAAGCGCCGTCCGCTGGGAGTAGATGGATCCCGCCACCGTTCCAATCACGGCGATGACCGCGGCCAGTAAGTCCGTGATATAGGCCATGGCCGGAGCCTAACCGGTCCGATATGGCCCGTACGGGCGCAACTAAGGCCGCGCGTCCCGACACCGCCTGCAGGACATCACCGCGTCCCTCACTCGGCGTCGACCAACTCGGCTGCACAAGAGCTCAGGCCTCTGCGACCGTGGCCCGGGGACCAGGGCTATCGAGACTGTCGACCGAGCCGTTTTCCTGCCGCGGGAGCGAGGTTCAGGCGACGATCGGATGGGGGCCGTTTACCGGCCTTACGATCGGGGTCTCGCGGAGGACTTCGCCCAGTGTGGACCGCAGCGTGTAGCCCTCTTGGGTGATCCCAACGGTGCCGAGCACTGGATCTTCCTCGCCGTACCTGAACGGCACCGTGACGATGAAGGGCTCGGCGACGGCTACAGCGATCGTCAGGGCGTCTCCCCGGGGGTCGAACTGCTCCGCCAGCCATCCAATGGTGTCAGAAGGCAAAGCGCACACGTAGACGGCCTCACCAACGCGATTGACCGAAGTCGCCACGAGTGAACGAGCTTGGTCCTGCACCGTCAGCGCCCGTCCCAGCCTCTTGTAGACCTCTTCGCGCTCCTTGCGGTGCTCATCGAGCGCGATGCGGATCACGAGCTCGCCCCCGGCGATCTCGTAGTGGCGTTCATGGTGTTCTACTACGTGGAACGGCCCTGGCCGGTCGAAGTGGAAGGCGAGGACCTCGTCGATCTCCGCCCGCAGCTCGGACAGCGAGGACACGCCGTGGGCCAGCCCCGGAGCCTGCGGCGAAGTCGCGTACAGGCCGTCCTCCACCGACCTGACGATCAAGTGGATCACTTCAGCCACCCTGCACCACCTCCAACGCCTCCTCGCAGCTGAGCTCTGCCTGCTTCACCAGTATGTCCCGCACTTCGGTGGGTGTCAGGCTCCGCCTGTCGTGAAACGCGAAGGTGATCGGGGGCCTTCCCTCGCACTCCAGTCGTCTGTGAGATCCCCTCTGGCGGACGATCTCATACCCGAGCTTCTGCAGCACCCTCAGCATGGCCGGCGCCTTCAGAGAGGGGAATGGGCTAGGCACGCACCGTACGGTACCGCTGGCGCTGCGTGAGGGTAGCCAACTGTAGTGATCCGCGCCTGCTCCGCCTGGGACGTGTCG encodes:
- a CDS encoding glycosyltransferase family 2 protein produces the protein MPLISIITAVRKPVPDYLRQAAAGVASQRLPAGWDLEWLVQEDGDTPTARDLCPGALYEANGAQLGTGTTRNFALSRARGDLVAVLDYDDVLLPDGLATLIPAFDEHPGIGWTIGQADDLIDGQRVPYPLAYPCGMVPAGTIGRLYEETGLCQAACAGLVAPTDLIRAFGGWGALPRAQDVALFIALSEVFDGYQEPTVTWLYRKHPDQTTHPTKPDTWGRHQDNFIRHRLNAIRTTPLPTPTAARPGS
- a CDS encoding VOC family protein — protein: MLRLGFPVIGVTDLPRAVAFWTSALDLKPVSEWESPGWRTLEHADGSGRALGLMRSESPAEAHPRIHLDLLTDTTDEQEAEVERLIGLGAVSVDWDLYPPDPDFVVLADPDGNIFCVVHLSRAPSGPS
- a CDS encoding type II toxin-antitoxin system HicA family toxin, yielding MLRVLQKLGYEIVRQRGSHRRLECEGRPPITFAFHDRRSLTPTEVRDILVKQAELSCEEALEVVQGG